A genomic stretch from Candidatus Baltobacteraceae bacterium includes:
- a CDS encoding PadR family transcriptional regulator, which translates to MNRNQPGHAEEVLRGPIKSKTVFPVLVLHLLADQPDHGSGLMARIETLCAGLLAVNTNTIYPLLRRLEDRGFIVGEWEHPTKRSRRYYRITDAGRARLERIKSGMLPYLDTLAGSIARLRNELYNVSAA; encoded by the coding sequence ATGAATCGCAACCAGCCCGGCCATGCCGAAGAGGTCCTCCGAGGGCCTATCAAATCGAAGACGGTCTTTCCCGTCCTGGTCCTGCACTTGCTTGCCGACCAACCCGACCACGGGTCCGGCCTGATGGCCCGGATCGAAACCCTTTGCGCCGGGCTTCTGGCGGTGAATACGAACACGATCTATCCGCTGTTGCGGCGCTTGGAGGATCGCGGATTCATCGTCGGGGAGTGGGAACACCCCACCAAACGCTCGCGCCGCTACTACCGCATTACCGACGCCGGCCGTGCGCGACTCGAACGCATCAAGTCGGGCATGCTACCGTACCTCGACACACTCGCGGGCTCGATCGCCCGCTTACGCAACGAACTCTACAACGTCAGCGCCGCCTAA